A DNA window from Enterobacter cloacae subsp. cloacae ATCC 13047 contains the following coding sequences:
- a CDS encoding lysine N(6)-hydroxylase/L-ornithine N(5)-oxygenase family protein, protein MKTYDFIGIGIGPFNLSIAALAEGLDGFSSLFLERKPHFSWHPGMMVPDCHMQTSFLKDLVSAVEPTNRHSFLNYLVQRKKFYRFLTTEQRTVSREEFADYLSWAADNLTNLAFSQQVQQVSFDEEKGLFEVVTQRDRFLARHVCVGIGKQINLPDCVTAQDDSCFHASEMMLRTPDLAGKRVTVVGGGQSGADLFLNIFRGEWGQPLSLNWVSRRNNYNALDEAAFANEYFTPEYVDSFSTLGEEARRQMLHEQKMTSDGITTESLLAIYRAMYHRFEVLREKPWAHLMPSRSVTALTRLQNGQRLTLQHHLDGGREQLESDVVIFATGYRAAQPAFLAPLSHRLHLDADEAFHINNDFTLEWDGPQSNRLFAVNAGMHRLGIAEPQLSLMAWRAARILNRAHDDEPFELATTPGVIHWRSTTSTDNSQVFKSLAQTTEY, encoded by the coding sequence ATGAAAACGTATGATTTCATCGGCATTGGTATTGGCCCGTTTAACCTCAGCATCGCTGCCCTTGCAGAGGGGCTGGACGGATTCAGTTCACTGTTTCTTGAACGTAAGCCGCATTTCTCCTGGCACCCGGGGATGATGGTGCCGGACTGCCACATGCAAACCAGCTTCCTGAAGGATCTGGTCAGCGCCGTGGAGCCGACCAACCGCCATAGCTTTCTGAACTACCTGGTACAGCGTAAAAAGTTCTACCGTTTTCTGACCACCGAGCAGCGCACCGTCTCCCGCGAGGAGTTTGCTGATTACCTGAGCTGGGCGGCGGATAACCTCACCAACCTCGCCTTCAGCCAGCAGGTGCAGCAGGTGAGTTTTGATGAGGAAAAGGGCCTGTTTGAGGTAGTAACCCAGCGCGATCGCTTCCTGGCGCGCCACGTCTGCGTGGGGATTGGTAAACAGATCAACCTCCCCGACTGTGTGACCGCGCAGGATGACAGCTGCTTCCACGCCAGCGAGATGATGCTGCGCACGCCAGATTTGGCGGGCAAACGGGTGACCGTCGTTGGCGGCGGCCAGAGCGGTGCCGATCTGTTTTTGAATATCTTCCGCGGGGAGTGGGGTCAGCCGCTGAGCCTGAACTGGGTGTCGCGCCGCAACAACTACAACGCCCTGGATGAGGCCGCATTTGCCAACGAGTATTTCACGCCGGAGTACGTGGACAGCTTCTCCACACTTGGTGAAGAGGCCCGTCGGCAGATGCTGCACGAGCAGAAGATGACCTCTGACGGTATCACCACCGAGTCCCTGCTGGCAATTTACCGCGCCATGTATCACCGCTTTGAAGTGCTGCGTGAAAAACCCTGGGCGCACCTGATGCCGTCCCGCTCGGTAACCGCACTCACGCGGCTGCAAAACGGGCAACGCCTGACGCTACAGCATCACCTCGACGGTGGCCGTGAACAGCTGGAGAGCGACGTGGTGATCTTTGCCACGGGCTACCGCGCCGCGCAGCCTGCGTTTCTGGCGCCACTCTCCCATCGTCTGCACCTGGATGCCGACGAAGCTTTTCACATCAACAACGATTTCACCCTTGAATGGGACGGCCCGCAGAGCAACCGCCTGTTTGCCGTGAATGCCGGGATGCACCGTCTCGGTATTGCCGAACCCCAGCTCAGCCTGATGGCCTGGCGCGCCGCGCGAATTCTCAATCGCGCGCACGATGACGAGCCGTTTGAGCTGGCTACTACCCCCGGCGTGATCCACTGGCGTAGCACCACCAGCACGGATAACAGCCAGGTTTTTAAATCATTAGCACAGACCACCGAGTACTGA
- a CDS encoding TonB-dependent siderophore receptor, whose product MKRSHLWVLNPCLLAMLSTSAWAEEQKEENIVVSASRAHRSVAEMAQTTWVIERAEIEQQVQGGKEIKDVLAQLIPGMDVSSQGRTNYGMNLRGRSMMVMVDGVRLNSSRSDSRQLDSIDPFNIDRIEVISGATSLYGGGSTGGLVNIVTKKGQPETEVEFQTGAKSGFNSHNDHDENVSAAVSGGNDNASGRLSVSYQRYGGWYDGNGDEVIIDNTQTGLQYSDRIDVMGTGTINIDDHQQLQLTTQYYKSESDGKHGLYLGKNFSAVTGDATAYNKNNLDSDRIPGTERHLINLQYSNTDFWGQDLVAQIYYRDESLTYYPFPTLSKGTVTSIGASQQKTDFYGGKLTLNSKPVDDLTLTWGVDADHETFDANQQFFDLSKAAASGGMKLDNAYNVGRYPGYSITNLAPFLQASYDIDAITLSGGVRYQYTENKVDDFVGYAQQQAIATGKATSADAVPGGKTDYNNFLFNAGILGRLTEQQQLWFNFSQGFEIPDLAKYYGSGTYQLVDGHYRLLNSVNVNDSTLDGIKVNAYELGWRYTGDNLRTQVAAYYSLSDKTITINKTDMTINLEDDKRRIYGVEGQVDYFFTDSDWSTGANFNAIKSETRENGKWEKLTVDSASPSKASAWVNWAPGDWTLRVQSTQTFDVSDADGKKIDGYNTVDFLGSYALPVGKVSFSVENVLDKDYTTAWGQRAPGLYSPTYGAPGLYTYKGRGRTFGLNYSVLF is encoded by the coding sequence ATGAAACGTTCTCATCTTTGGGTTTTAAATCCGTGCTTGCTTGCCATGCTTTCGACCTCTGCGTGGGCAGAAGAACAAAAGGAAGAAAATATCGTTGTCTCCGCAAGCCGCGCACACCGCAGCGTGGCGGAGATGGCGCAGACCACCTGGGTTATCGAGCGTGCGGAAATTGAGCAGCAGGTTCAGGGCGGGAAAGAGATTAAAGACGTGCTGGCGCAGCTGATCCCGGGCATGGACGTCAGCAGCCAGGGGCGCACCAACTACGGTATGAACCTGCGCGGTCGTTCAATGATGGTGATGGTGGACGGCGTGCGTCTGAACTCCTCCCGCAGCGACAGCCGTCAGCTTGACTCTATCGATCCGTTCAACATCGACCGTATAGAAGTGATTTCCGGCGCTACTTCACTGTACGGCGGCGGCAGTACCGGCGGCCTGGTGAACATCGTCACCAAAAAAGGTCAGCCGGAGACGGAAGTCGAATTCCAGACCGGGGCAAAAAGCGGGTTTAACAGCCACAACGACCACGATGAGAACGTGTCGGCGGCGGTCAGCGGCGGCAATGATAATGCGTCTGGTCGCCTGTCCGTTTCTTATCAGCGTTACGGCGGCTGGTATGACGGCAACGGCGACGAGGTGATTATCGATAACACCCAGACCGGGTTACAGTATTCTGACCGTATTGATGTGATGGGCACTGGCACCATCAATATTGACGATCATCAGCAGTTGCAGTTAACCACCCAGTACTACAAGAGCGAATCTGATGGCAAACACGGCCTGTACCTTGGGAAGAATTTCTCGGCGGTTACGGGTGATGCCACCGCGTATAACAAAAACAACCTGGATTCTGACCGTATTCCCGGTACCGAGCGCCATCTGATTAACCTGCAGTACTCTAATACCGATTTCTGGGGTCAGGACCTGGTCGCGCAGATCTACTATCGTGACGAGAGCCTGACCTACTACCCGTTCCCGACCCTGAGCAAAGGGACGGTGACCAGCATCGGTGCCTCCCAGCAGAAAACCGATTTTTACGGAGGTAAGCTGACCCTGAACAGCAAGCCGGTGGATGATTTGACGCTCACCTGGGGTGTGGACGCCGACCATGAAACCTTCGACGCCAACCAGCAGTTCTTCGACCTGAGTAAAGCGGCAGCGAGCGGCGGCATGAAGCTGGACAATGCGTACAACGTGGGGCGTTATCCGGGTTACAGCATTACCAACCTCGCCCCGTTCCTGCAGGCGAGCTACGACATTGACGCCATCACCCTGAGCGGCGGCGTGCGTTACCAGTACACTGAAAACAAGGTGGATGATTTTGTTGGCTACGCCCAGCAGCAGGCCATCGCCACCGGGAAAGCCACCTCAGCAGACGCGGTGCCGGGCGGGAAAACCGATTACAACAACTTCCTGTTTAACGCCGGGATCCTTGGTCGCCTGACCGAACAGCAGCAGCTGTGGTTTAACTTCTCTCAGGGCTTTGAAATTCCGGACCTGGCGAAGTACTACGGCTCCGGCACCTATCAGCTTGTCGACGGGCACTATCGCCTGCTGAACAGCGTGAACGTTAACGACTCGACGCTGGACGGCATTAAGGTTAACGCTTACGAGCTGGGCTGGCGCTACACCGGCGATAACCTGCGCACGCAGGTTGCGGCGTACTACTCGCTCTCGGATAAAACCATCACTATCAACAAAACCGATATGACCATCAACCTGGAAGACGACAAGCGTCGTATCTACGGGGTGGAAGGTCAGGTGGACTATTTCTTCACCGACAGCGACTGGAGCACCGGCGCAAACTTTAACGCCATTAAGTCTGAAACCCGTGAAAACGGTAAATGGGAGAAGCTGACGGTAGACAGCGCCAGCCCGTCGAAAGCCAGCGCCTGGGTCAACTGGGCGCCGGGCGACTGGACCCTGCGCGTGCAGAGTACCCAGACCTTTGACGTCTCTGATGCCGACGGTAAGAAGATCGATGGCTATAACACGGTAGATTTCCTGGGCAGCTACGCCCTGCCGGTGGGTAAAGTGAGCTTCAGCGTGGAAAACGTGCTGGACAAAGACTACACCACCGCCTGGGGACAGCGCGCACCGGGGCTGTATAGCCCAACGTATGGCGCTCCGGGTCTGTATACCTATAAAGGCCGTGGCCGCACGTTTGGTCTGAACTACTCCGTGCTGTTCTAA
- a CDS encoding RidA family protein, with protein sequence MTAREAVFPSGRQALYERNRYSPAIKSNGFLFVSGQVGSREDGSPEPDLKAQVRLAFNNLNAVLAAAGCTFDDVVDVTLFVVDPESNLDAIWSILPEYWGEAPYPTLTGIGVTWLYGFQFEIKVIARLP encoded by the coding sequence ATGACAGCACGCGAAGCAGTTTTTCCCTCAGGACGCCAGGCGCTCTATGAGCGCAATCGCTATTCACCGGCCATCAAATCTAACGGTTTTCTGTTTGTTTCGGGGCAGGTTGGTAGTCGTGAGGATGGTTCGCCTGAGCCCGATCTAAAAGCGCAGGTCAGGCTGGCATTCAATAATCTTAATGCTGTCCTCGCGGCTGCAGGCTGCACGTTCGATGACGTGGTTGACGTTACCCTTTTTGTCGTCGATCCCGAGTCAAACCTCGACGCTATCTGGAGTATCCTGCCTGAATATTGGGGAGAAGCACCTTACCCAACGTTGACCGGGATCGGTGTAACGTGGCTGTACGGATTCCAGTTTGAGATTAAGGTGATTGCCAGGCTGCCCTGA
- a CDS encoding LysR family transcriptional regulator: protein MDRFDAMRAFARVVEAGSFTKAAQTLHMSKTTVTQLIQQLEARLRVRLLHRTTRKLSVTPDGAVYYERVIRLLADMEDAENSLSSAAITPRGRLRVDVPSPLARLILVPALPAFHARYPDIQFDMGVSDRVVDLIGDNVDCVLRGGEITDQSLIARHVGDLQIGVYAAPSYLERLGPPSHPRELENTDHRRVGFLSSRTGKIDPLVLRSESERIEITGSYVLAVDDGNAYIEAGLAGLGVIALPVYMAAAHQARGALIPLFEHWRIAPMPLYLAFPPNRHVNARLRVFIDWIVELMQQHVTNTNRKGILI, encoded by the coding sequence ATGGATCGTTTCGATGCGATGCGCGCCTTTGCTCGCGTGGTAGAGGCAGGTAGCTTCACAAAGGCTGCCCAAACGCTTCATATGAGCAAAACCACGGTGACGCAGCTTATTCAGCAACTGGAAGCGCGCCTGCGCGTCAGATTGCTCCATCGCACCACCCGCAAGCTCAGCGTCACTCCAGATGGCGCGGTCTACTACGAACGCGTCATCCGCCTGCTGGCGGACATGGAAGATGCTGAAAACAGCCTGTCCAGTGCGGCAATTACGCCCAGGGGACGGCTACGGGTGGATGTGCCCAGTCCGCTGGCCCGCCTCATCCTGGTGCCGGCGCTACCGGCTTTCCATGCACGCTACCCTGACATTCAGTTCGACATGGGCGTGAGCGACCGGGTGGTGGACCTGATTGGCGACAACGTGGATTGCGTGCTACGCGGCGGCGAGATCACCGATCAGTCCCTGATTGCACGCCATGTCGGAGATTTGCAAATCGGCGTCTACGCCGCCCCCAGTTATCTGGAACGCCTTGGCCCCCCTTCGCACCCGCGAGAACTGGAAAACACCGACCATCGCAGAGTAGGGTTCTTGTCCTCACGCACCGGTAAGATTGATCCTCTGGTACTGCGCAGTGAGAGTGAACGTATTGAAATCACGGGCAGCTATGTACTGGCCGTGGATGATGGCAATGCTTACATCGAAGCCGGGTTAGCGGGATTAGGCGTGATCGCACTGCCAGTCTATATGGCGGCAGCGCATCAGGCTCGAGGTGCCTTGATTCCGCTATTTGAACACTGGCGTATTGCTCCAATGCCCCTGTACCTGGCGTTTCCGCCGAACCGCCATGTCAATGCCAGACTGCGCGTTTTTATTGACTGGATCGTTGAATTGATGCAGCAGCATGTCACCAACACCAACCGAAAGGGAATTCTGATTTAG
- the cbl gene encoding HTH-type transcriptional regulator Cbl, whose product MNFQQLKIIREAARRDYNLTEVANMLYTSQSGVSRHIRELEEELGIEIFIRRGKRLLGMTEPGKALLTIAERILNEASNVRRLADLFTNDASGVLTIATTHTQARYSLPPVIKAFREIFPDVRLELIQGTPQEIEMLLQNGGADIGIASERLSNDPLLVAFPWFRWYHSLLLPLDHPLNQVSPLTLEAIAKWPLITYRQGITGRSRIDEAFNRKGLTPDVVLSAQDSDVIKTYVELGLGIGLVAEQSGGEGDTGNLVRLDTRHLFDANTVWLGLKRGQLQRNYVWRFIELCNAGLSVDEIKRQVMEPEEVAIDYQI is encoded by the coding sequence GTGAATTTCCAGCAACTTAAAATTATCCGTGAGGCGGCCAGGCGGGACTATAACCTGACCGAAGTCGCCAATATGCTCTACACCTCCCAGTCGGGTGTCAGCCGCCATATTCGCGAGCTGGAAGAGGAGCTTGGCATTGAGATTTTTATCCGTCGCGGCAAGCGCCTGCTTGGCATGACGGAGCCAGGTAAAGCGTTGCTGACCATCGCTGAGCGGATCCTCAACGAGGCCAGCAATGTCCGTCGCCTGGCGGATCTCTTTACCAATGACGCCTCCGGCGTGCTCACCATCGCCACTACCCATACTCAGGCTCGGTACAGCCTGCCGCCGGTGATAAAAGCGTTTCGTGAAATTTTCCCTGACGTTCGCCTGGAGCTTATTCAGGGCACGCCGCAGGAAATTGAAATGCTGCTGCAAAACGGTGGAGCGGATATTGGTATCGCCAGCGAACGCCTGAGCAACGACCCGCTGCTGGTGGCCTTTCCCTGGTTCCGCTGGTACCACAGCCTGTTGCTCCCGCTCGATCATCCGTTGAATCAGGTTTCACCGCTAACGCTGGAAGCGATCGCGAAATGGCCGCTGATTACGTATCGCCAGGGTATTACCGGACGTTCGCGCATCGACGAGGCCTTCAACCGCAAAGGGTTAACGCCGGATGTGGTGCTGAGCGCGCAGGATTCCGATGTGATCAAAACCTACGTTGAGCTGGGGCTGGGCATTGGCCTGGTTGCGGAACAGTCTGGTGGCGAGGGCGATACCGGGAACCTGGTGCGTCTGGATACACGTCATTTGTTCGATGCCAATACCGTATGGCTCGGCCTGAAGCGCGGGCAGCTACAGCGCAACTACGTATGGCGCTTTATCGAGCTCTGCAACGCCGGACTGTCCGTTGACGAAATCAAGCGCCAGGTGATGGAGCCGGAAGAAGTGGCGATTGATTATCAGATTTAG
- the nac gene encoding nitrogen assimilation transcriptional regulator NAC, which yields MNLRRLKYFVKIVDIGSLTQAAEVLHIAQPALSQQVATLEGEMDQQLLIRTKRGVTPTEAGKILYTHARTILRQCEQAQLAVNNVGQTLSGHVSIGLAPGTAASSITMPLLQAVRAELPEVLVYLHENSGSVLNDKLLNGQLDMAVLYDRSPVAGITSQPLLKEDLYLVGTRDCPGQSVDLTAVAEMNLFLPRDYSAVRVRVDEAFSLRRLTAKIIGEIDSISTLTAAIASGMGVTVLPESAARSLCSAANGWMARITTPSMSLPLSLNMSARGSLSPQAQAVKEILMSLVSKPSLENRELQLVS from the coding sequence ATGAACTTAAGACGACTGAAATACTTCGTAAAAATCGTCGATATCGGCAGCCTGACTCAAGCGGCGGAAGTGCTGCATATCGCGCAGCCTGCGCTGAGCCAGCAGGTGGCTACTCTGGAAGGCGAAATGGATCAGCAGCTGTTGATCCGCACCAAACGCGGCGTGACCCCAACGGAAGCAGGCAAGATCCTGTATACCCACGCGCGCACCATTCTTCGTCAGTGCGAACAGGCACAGCTGGCGGTAAATAATGTTGGCCAGACGCTGAGCGGACACGTTTCCATCGGGCTGGCTCCGGGGACCGCAGCGTCTTCAATCACCATGCCACTGCTGCAGGCGGTGCGCGCTGAGCTGCCGGAAGTGCTGGTCTATCTGCACGAGAACAGCGGCTCTGTCCTGAATGACAAGCTGCTCAACGGCCAGCTTGATATGGCGGTGCTTTACGATCGCTCCCCGGTTGCGGGGATCACCAGCCAGCCGCTGCTGAAAGAAGATCTGTATCTCGTGGGCACCCGCGACTGTCCGGGGCAGAGCGTTGACCTCACTGCGGTTGCAGAAATGAATCTTTTCCTGCCGCGTGATTACAGCGCGGTGCGCGTACGCGTGGACGAAGCGTTCTCCCTGCGCCGCCTGACGGCGAAAATCATTGGTGAAATTGACTCCATCTCAACGCTGACTGCGGCGATTGCCAGTGGGATGGGCGTCACGGTGCTGCCAGAATCCGCCGCCCGCTCGCTGTGCAGCGCAGCAAATGGCTGGATGGCGCGCATCACTACGCCATCAATGAGTTTACCGCTGTCGCTGAACATGTCCGCCCGTGGCTCGCTGTCGCCACAGGCGCAGGCGGTGAAAGAAATTTTAATGTCGCTGGTGAGTAAGCCATCGCTGGAGAATCGTGAACTGCAGCTCGTGAGTTAA
- the ldtA gene encoding L,D-transpeptidase: protein MRRRNVLGCLAALLISQSVQAVSYPLPPAGSRLVGSTQVITVPDHNTLPLEAFTAQHGQGLSNMLEANPGVDPFLPQSGTRLVVPQQLILPDTVRKGIVVNVAEMRLYYYPPGSNTVEVFPIGIGQAGRETPRNWVTAVERKQEGPTWSPTPNTRREYAKEGKTLPAFVPAGPDNPMGLYALYIGRLYAIHGTNSNFGIGLRVSQGCIRLRNNDIKYLFDNVSPGTRVQLIDQPVKVTTEPDGSRWVEVHEPLSRNRAEFESTNKVPLPITPALRAQLINEGAGAELERRSGMPVKLALPGGAALTGPTVP from the coding sequence ATGCGTCGTAGAAATGTGCTGGGCTGTCTGGCTGCCTTGCTCATAAGCCAGAGTGTCCAGGCGGTGAGTTATCCTTTGCCGCCCGCCGGGAGTCGGCTGGTGGGCAGCACGCAGGTTATTACCGTACCGGACCACAACACCTTACCGCTTGAAGCGTTTACCGCGCAGCACGGGCAGGGGCTGAGCAACATGCTTGAGGCAAACCCCGGTGTTGATCCGTTTTTACCGCAATCCGGTACCCGACTGGTGGTACCTCAGCAGCTCATTCTTCCCGATACGGTTCGCAAAGGCATCGTGGTGAACGTGGCGGAAATGCGCCTTTACTATTATCCGCCAGGCAGCAATACCGTTGAGGTGTTTCCCATTGGTATTGGCCAGGCCGGGCGCGAAACGCCACGCAACTGGGTGACAGCCGTCGAGCGCAAGCAGGAAGGACCAACCTGGTCGCCCACGCCAAACACCCGGCGTGAATACGCGAAAGAGGGGAAAACGTTGCCCGCATTCGTGCCCGCCGGGCCGGATAACCCGATGGGGTTGTATGCGCTCTATATTGGCAGGCTTTATGCCATTCACGGTACCAACTCGAATTTTGGCATCGGCCTGCGCGTCAGTCAGGGGTGCATTCGCCTGCGTAATAACGATATCAAATACCTTTTCGACAATGTGTCGCCAGGCACGCGCGTGCAGCTTATCGATCAGCCTGTAAAAGTGACGACGGAGCCAGACGGCAGCCGCTGGGTGGAAGTGCACGAACCGCTGTCGCGCAACCGCGCAGAATTTGAATCAACCAATAAAGTGCCGCTGCCGATTACCCCCGCGTTGCGGGCACAGCTAATAAACGAGGGGGCGGGCGCTGAGCTGGAACGTCGATCCGGGATGCCGGTTAAGCTTGCTTTGCCCGGTGGCGCAGCGCTTACCGGGCCTACAGTCCCGTAG
- the shiA gene encoding shikimate transporter, whose translation MDSTLISTRPGEGTPCLNRARRAAFGSFAGAVVDWYDFLLYGITAALVFNREFFPQISPAMGTLAAFATFGVGFLFRPLGGVIFGHFGDRLGRKRMLMLTVWMMGIATALIGILPSFATIGWWAPVLLVTLRAIQGFAVGGEWGGAALLSVESAPKNKKAFYSSGVQVGYGVGLLLSTGLVSLISHFTTDEQFLSWGWRIPFIFSIVLVIAALWIRNGMEESAEFEQQREKPVARKRLPVMEALIRHPGAFLKIIALRLCELLTMYIVTAFALNYSTQNLGLPRELFLNIGLLVGGISCLTIPCFAWLADRFGRRRVYITGALIGSLSAWPFFMALEAQSVFWIVFFAIMLANIAHDMVVCVQQPMFTELFGASYRYSGAGVGYQVASVVGGGFTPFIAAALVTFSGGNWHSVAGYLLAGCLLSAATALVMKETHHS comes from the coding sequence ATGGACTCCACCCTCATCTCCACACGTCCCGGCGAGGGGACGCCTTGCCTTAACCGTGCCCGCCGTGCCGCCTTTGGCAGCTTCGCGGGGGCCGTCGTGGACTGGTATGATTTTTTGCTCTACGGCATCACCGCCGCTCTGGTGTTTAACCGCGAATTCTTTCCGCAAATTAGCCCCGCCATGGGCACGCTCGCCGCGTTTGCCACCTTTGGCGTCGGCTTCCTGTTCCGCCCGCTGGGCGGGGTGATCTTCGGCCACTTTGGCGACCGCCTTGGCCGCAAACGCATGCTGATGCTCACCGTCTGGATGATGGGGATCGCCACTGCGCTCATCGGTATTTTGCCGTCGTTTGCCACGATTGGCTGGTGGGCCCCGGTACTGCTGGTCACCCTGCGCGCCATTCAGGGCTTTGCCGTGGGCGGCGAATGGGGCGGCGCGGCGCTGTTATCGGTCGAAAGCGCACCGAAAAATAAGAAAGCGTTCTACAGCAGCGGCGTGCAGGTTGGGTACGGCGTGGGTCTGTTGCTCTCCACCGGGCTGGTGTCGCTTATCAGTCACTTCACGACCGATGAGCAGTTTCTGAGCTGGGGCTGGCGCATTCCCTTCATCTTCAGCATCGTGCTGGTTATCGCCGCGCTGTGGATCCGTAACGGAATGGAAGAGTCCGCCGAGTTTGAACAGCAGCGGGAAAAACCCGTTGCCAGAAAACGGCTGCCGGTGATGGAGGCGCTTATTCGTCATCCTGGCGCTTTTCTGAAAATTATCGCCCTGCGCCTGTGCGAGCTGCTGACGATGTATATCGTCACCGCGTTTGCCCTCAACTATTCCACGCAGAACCTCGGCCTCCCCCGTGAGCTGTTCCTGAATATCGGTCTGCTGGTGGGCGGGATCAGCTGTCTGACAATCCCCTGCTTCGCCTGGCTTGCGGACCGGTTTGGCCGTCGTCGCGTCTATATTACCGGCGCGCTGATTGGCTCCCTCAGCGCCTGGCCGTTCTTTATGGCGCTGGAGGCACAGTCGGTCTTCTGGATAGTCTTCTTTGCCATTATGCTCGCCAACATTGCCCACGATATGGTGGTCTGCGTGCAGCAACCGATGTTTACCGAACTGTTCGGCGCAAGCTACCGCTACAGCGGGGCGGGCGTGGGATACCAGGTGGCGAGCGTCGTGGGCGGCGGATTTACGCCGTTTATTGCCGCCGCGCTGGTGACGTTCTCCGGCGGAAACTGGCACAGCGTGGCAGGCTACCTGCTGGCAGGCTGCCTGCTGTCGGCCGCCACGGCGCTGGTGATGAAAGAGACACACCATTCCTGA
- a CDS encoding AMP nucleosidase — MNNKGSSLTPAQALEKLDALYEQSVNALRSAISEYIETGKLPDEKARTQGLFVYPSLSVTWDGSASTTPKTRAYARFTHSGCYSTTVTRPALFRPYLEEQLTLLYQDYGAHIAVEPSQHEIPYPYVIDGSALTLDRSMSAGLTRHFPTTELSQIGDETADGIYHPAEFSPLSHFDARRVDFSLARLRHYTGTPAEHFQPFVLFTNYTRYVDEFVRWGCSQILDPESPYIALSCAGGIWITAETEAPEQAISDLAWKKHQMPAWHLITADGQGITLINIGVGPSNAKTICDHLAVLRPDVWLMIGHCGGLRESQLIGDYVLAHAYLRDDHVLDAVLPPDIPIPSIAEVQRALYDATKEVSGMPGEEVKQRLRTGTVVTTDDRNWELRYSASALRFNLSRAVAIDMESATIAAQGYRFRVPYGTLLCVSDKPLHGEIKLPGQANRFYEGAISEHLQIGIRAIDLLRAEGDRLHSRKLRTFNEPPFR, encoded by the coding sequence ATGAATAATAAGGGCTCCAGCCTGACCCCGGCTCAGGCACTGGAAAAACTCGACGCGCTGTACGAACAGTCCGTCAATGCGCTGCGCAGCGCCATCAGTGAGTACATCGAAACAGGGAAACTTCCCGACGAAAAGGCCAGAACCCAGGGCCTTTTTGTTTATCCATCGCTCTCTGTCACCTGGGACGGCAGCGCCAGTACCACGCCAAAGACCCGTGCCTACGCGCGTTTTACCCACTCCGGCTGCTACAGCACCACAGTGACCCGCCCAGCGTTGTTCCGTCCTTATCTTGAGGAGCAACTCACTCTGCTCTATCAGGATTACGGCGCACACATTGCCGTTGAGCCATCACAGCATGAAATTCCGTATCCGTACGTGATTGACGGTTCGGCGTTAACGCTCGATCGCTCCATGAGCGCAGGGCTGACGCGCCATTTCCCGACGACCGAGCTGTCGCAGATTGGCGATGAGACCGCCGACGGCATTTATCACCCGGCAGAGTTTTCCCCCTTGTCACATTTTGACGCCCGCCGGGTGGATTTCTCCCTGGCGCGCCTGCGTCACTACACCGGGACGCCAGCCGAGCATTTCCAGCCGTTCGTGCTGTTTACCAACTACACCCGCTATGTCGACGAATTTGTCCGCTGGGGCTGTAGCCAGATCCTTGACCCGGAGAGCCCTTATATCGCCCTCTCCTGCGCCGGCGGGATCTGGATCACCGCTGAAACCGAAGCGCCTGAACAGGCTATCTCCGATCTGGCGTGGAAGAAGCACCAGATGCCAGCCTGGCACCTGATCACCGCCGACGGCCAGGGCATTACGCTTATCAACATCGGTGTGGGTCCGTCAAACGCCAAGACCATCTGCGACCATCTGGCGGTGCTGCGCCCGGACGTCTGGCTGATGATTGGTCATTGCGGTGGGCTGCGTGAAAGCCAGCTGATTGGCGACTACGTGCTGGCCCACGCCTACCTGCGCGATGACCACGTGCTTGACGCCGTGCTCCCGCCGGACATCCCGATCCCAAGCATTGCCGAAGTGCAGCGCGCGCTGTACGACGCCACCAAAGAGGTGAGCGGCATGCCGGGTGAAGAGGTCAAACAGCGTCTGCGTACCGGCACGGTAGTCACGACAGATGACCGTAACTGGGAGCTGCGTTACTCCGCCTCTGCCCTGCGCTTCAATCTGAGCCGCGCGGTGGCGATTGATATGGAAAGCGCCACCATTGCCGCCCAGGGTTATCGCTTCCGTGTGCCTTACGGCACGCTGCTGTGCGTTTCCGATAAACCGCTGCACGGTGAAATCAAGCTACCGGGACAGGCAAACCGGTTCTACGAAGGGGCTATCTCCGAACACCTGCAAATTGGCATTCGCGCCATTGATTTGCTGCGGGCAGAAGGTGACCGGCTGCACTCACGCAAGCTGCGTACCTTTAACGAACCGCCATTCCGCTGA